The segment TTCTGTTCAGGAAAGGTCTATTACGATCTTCTGGCTGAACGACAGAAGAGAGAGATTGATGATGTTGTGCTATTGCGTATCGAACGGCTCTATCCGTTCCCGGCAGATCAGGTGCAGGCTGAGCTAGAGCGATACAGCGAGACCAGTGAAATATTCTGGGTTCAGGAGGAGCCGGTTAATCAGGGGGCATGGCTTTTTGTAAATAGTCCGATCAGGCAGGCGCTGTTGTCCAATCAGAAGATATTTGGTGTGACCAGAGCCGAGTCGGCAGCACCGGCAGTGGGTTCGGCCAAACGCCATAAACAGGAGTTGGAACAGCTGCTCAACGCTGCATTCGCAGAGGGGACAGAGGCGTGCTGGTATGACAGACACAGATATGATGCGGCTAATCAAGGGAGTAGATGATGAAAGTTGAAATCAAAGTACCCAGCCTCGGAGAGTCCGAGACCGAAGCGACATTGATTGCCTGGCTCAAGCAGGAGGGAGATGTTGTTGCCGTTGATGATGTGCTGGCCGAGATCGAGAGTGACAAGATCACCATGGAGATCACTGCCCTTGATAGCGGCGTACTGACAGGAATATTGAAAAAGGTTGAGGATATTGTCGAACCCGGTGAAGTGATCGCTTATATCGATGATAGTGCCGAGGTTGCGACAGGGGCGAAAGTTTCTTCAGCAGCAGTTGAAGCAGCCGTAACTACGCCTGAGAAGGTTGAGGTTGAGGAGATTTCGGCTCAGGTCGAGCCCGAGCCCGAAGCAACAGAACCAGCACCTGTGGCAAAGGTTTCTGAAGCTCCGGCAGGAGAGCGTGTTATCTCCACATCGGGCCGTAAGCAGGAGCGGGTTCCGATGAGTCGTCTGCGCCGCAGGATTGCCGAGCGCTTGAAACATGCGCAGAACACTGCCGCGATGCTGACAACCTTTAATGAGGTCAATCTGCAGGCGGTGATGGATCTGCGTAGCCGCTATGGCCAGAGCTTTCAGGATAAACATGGTGTGAAACTCGGTTTTATGTCCTTCTTTGTGCAGGCCGTTAGCCATGCCATCTCGAAATATCCGGCACTCAATGCCTATATCGAAGGTGATGATATTGTTTATCACGATTATGTGGATATCGGTATTGCCGTCAGTACGGAGAAGGGGTTGGTGGTACCTGTGCTGAGAGATGCCCATCTGTTAACTCTGGCTGAGGTGGAGAAGGGGATTCTTGCCCTGGCTGGCAAAGCCAGAAGCGGCGGATTGAGCCCGGATGATCTGAAAGGAGGAACCTTCTCGATCACCAATGGAGGCATCTACGGCTCCATGCTCTCAACACCCATTCTGAATCCACCCCAGAGTGGTATTCTCGGTATGCACACCATTCAAAAACGGGCTGTGGTAGAGAACGATGCCATTGTGATCAGACCGATGATGTATCTGGCACTCTCCTATGATCATCGTCTGATTGATGGCTCTGATGCGGTACGTTTTCTGGTGGCAGTGAAAGAGGCACTCGAATATCCGGCCGGTCTTACGCTGGATCTGTAATCGCTGACAGGCAGATGGATGATGCCAGGCTTGAACTTTTGCAGTCGATGCCGGTCTTTGGCGGTGTTAGTCAGGGGACGTTGATCTTTCTAATGCAGAGGGCATCTATCCTGAATCTGGAGAAGGGTGAGTTTTTCTTTCATGAAGGTGATAGTGCTACCTCAATGTTTGTCCTTGAATCTGGCGTTGTCGCAGCCATGAAACAACGTGATGGTCAGGAGCTTGTGGCCCGAGAGCTGGGGCAGGGTGACTGTTTCGGTGAGATGGCACTCCTTGATCTCTACCCCCGCAGTGCATCGGTTATAGCCAGAACTCACTGCCGGGCGATAGAGATCAGCCAGGCATCCCTGTTTGCGCTGCATGAGGAGAATCTGGAGCAGTTCACCATTATTCAGATGAATATCGGTCGTGAAATCAGTCGTCGGCTGCGTCTCTCAGATGAGAAGCTGTTCGAGATGAGTGGCGCGGTGATGTAATGAAGCGCTGTCAGACAGGTATTAGTGACGAATTCGCTTCTCATCAATCTGGATTGCGATTGTGTCACCATCTACCTGCTCGGGCAGATTGACCTTAACCTTTGCATAACCGGACATCTGGTAGAGGCTGATGACATCATTTCTGATCTGTTTGATGTCGGAACGGGGCCGTTCATCACCGTAGTAGTCCCTGAGGCTGATCAGGATGAAGTCGGTAGGCAGAAGTTTGTTGCCGCTGACCTCAAACCGGTTGATGGTGAATGATTGTGATTCGATAGCCGTCCAGATGTCACGTGCCACCACTTTTTTAGCCGGTGTGATGTTACGGTAGAGCTTGATGTTGGCAAAATGGTTGTCCGATATAGGACCTGATCTGAATTTTTTACTCTCACAGGCAAGCAGGAAGCCGGAGATACCAGCCGCCTTTTTCAGACTCTTGAGCTGTTCCTGACGGTCAAAAATATCTGCAGGTACATGGCTGGCAGAGAGCACATAGTAGATATCCCTGCCATTCATATTTGAGCGAATAATCATCGCCTTGTGTTCAGGACCTACTTTTTGAAGTCGATTCACAGCGTTACCCAGCTGAGAGAAAGCACCAAGCGTGGCAAGCAGTCGATCACCGCTTAATCCATTGAGGCCACGCTGCCATTTGAGCAGGGCAGTTGCATAATCCTGCTGCTCGAAATATTGCCATCCCTCATCTATCCAGTCCGGATTGCCAGCTTCTAGCGAAGCTCTGTTAAGCATTGTTTGTAAGGGCTTTGCAGTAGTGGCATAAACAGTTACCTCCTGTTTCTGAGTTGCAACTGATGTAACCTTAGCTTTTGAATCACTCTTTTTCTTTGGCGCTGCAACTTCTGCTTCAGCCTTGGCGCGCTGTTTCAATGCCATAGCCCTGGCTTCGGCCTCAATCTTCAACTTTAAGTTTTTTGCATCCTGTTTTGCTCTCTCTCGCATGGCTAAGAAGTCTGCTTCTGCTTCTGCCTGTCGTTTTGCAGCTGCAAGTTTTGCATCTCTTAACGCTTTCTGTTTTAGAGCTGTAGCCTCTTTTTCAGCCTGTTGACGCATCGCAGTTATTTTCTTCTCGGCCTCGAGTTTCTTCTGCATTGCAGCAGCTTTCGCATCAGCCTCTGCCTGCCTCTTCATCGCACTGATTTTTTTCTCGGCTATCACTTTCTGTCTCAATGCAATGGCTTGCGCTTGCGCCTCAGCTTTCAGTTTTAGAGCAGTTGCTTCTGCCTCTGCCACTCGCTTCATAGCGGCAATCTTTGCATCAGCTTCAGCTTTCTGTTTCATGATTGCTGCTTTTGCATCTGCTTCAGCCTTCTGTTTCAGCGCTGTAGCCTCTGCCGCCGCTTCTCGCTTCATGGCGGCAATCTTTGCATCAGCTTCGGCTTTCTGTTTCATGGTTGCAGCTTTTGCCTCAGCAGCAGCCTTCTGTTTCAGCGCTGTAGCCTCTGCCGCCGCTTCTTTTTTCATGGTAGCAATCTTTGCATCAGCTTCGGCTTTCTGTCTCCTGATAGCAGCCTTTGCCTCAGCTTCAGCCTTCTGTTTCAGGGCATAGGCTTCTGCCTCTGCCAGCCTCTTCATGGCGGCGATTTTTTTATCTGCCTCAGCTTTTTGTTGTTTCGCCAGCAGTTTGGCTTCCACTTCCGCTTGCTGCTTTAGAGCAACTGCTTCTGCTTTAGCTTTTAGCTGCAGCGTTGCAACTCTGGTTTTTGCATCCGCATCAGCTTTTCTCTTTATTGCGGCAGCCTCTGATTTTGCTGCGATCCTCTGCTGGTTGGCGGCAGTTTTTGCCTCTTC is part of the Mariprofundus sp. NF genome and harbors:
- the sucB gene encoding dihydrolipoyllysine-residue succinyltransferase; this translates as MKVEIKVPSLGESETEATLIAWLKQEGDVVAVDDVLAEIESDKITMEITALDSGVLTGILKKVEDIVEPGEVIAYIDDSAEVATGAKVSSAAVEAAVTTPEKVEVEEISAQVEPEPEATEPAPVAKVSEAPAGERVISTSGRKQERVPMSRLRRRIAERLKHAQNTAAMLTTFNEVNLQAVMDLRSRYGQSFQDKHGVKLGFMSFFVQAVSHAISKYPALNAYIEGDDIVYHDYVDIGIAVSTEKGLVVPVLRDAHLLTLAEVEKGILALAGKARSGGLSPDDLKGGTFSITNGGIYGSMLSTPILNPPQSGILGMHTIQKRAVVENDAIVIRPMMYLALSYDHRLIDGSDAVRFLVAVKEALEYPAGLTLDL
- a CDS encoding Crp/Fnr family transcriptional regulator, which produces MDDARLELLQSMPVFGGVSQGTLIFLMQRASILNLEKGEFFFHEGDSATSMFVLESGVVAAMKQRDGQELVARELGQGDCFGEMALLDLYPRSASVIARTHCRAIEISQASLFALHEENLEQFTIIQMNIGREISRRLRLSDEKLFEMSGAVM
- a CDS encoding POTRA domain-containing protein — translated: MLLKKGTGIVFGLVCLVAPFFVSANATSSLWLDEGWNQIEKNQHEAAIAIWQEGVNRLPDKQLLGSLGFFSEYANALERLKLAGRQEKVFIIHDPQESRGYHLLTAQEVLKDINLRQIQLAALKQKTGMQGKLLANESRKFKSPLSPEKLAILKQQALTEAEQKRAAKAAAAAEARALEEAKTAANQQRIAAKSEAAAIKRKADADAKTRVATLQLKAKAEAVALKQQAEVEAKLLAKQQKAEADKKIAAMKRLAEAEAYALKQKAEAEAKAAIRRQKAEADAKIATMKKEAAAEATALKQKAAAEAKAATMKQKAEADAKIAAMKREAAAEATALKQKAEADAKAAIMKQKAEADAKIAAMKRVAEAEATALKLKAEAQAQAIALRQKVIAEKKISAMKRQAEADAKAAAMQKKLEAEKKITAMRQQAEKEATALKQKALRDAKLAAAKRQAEAEADFLAMRERAKQDAKNLKLKIEAEARAMALKQRAKAEAEVAAPKKKSDSKAKVTSVATQKQEVTVYATTAKPLQTMLNRASLEAGNPDWIDEGWQYFEQQDYATALLKWQRGLNGLSGDRLLATLGAFSQLGNAVNRLQKVGPEHKAMIIRSNMNGRDIYYVLSASHVPADIFDRQEQLKSLKKAAGISGFLLACESKKFRSGPISDNHFANIKLYRNITPAKKVVARDIWTAIESQSFTINRFEVSGNKLLPTDFILISLRDYYGDERPRSDIKQIRNDVISLYQMSGYAKVKVNLPEQVDGDTIAIQIDEKRIRH